A genome region from Gadus chalcogrammus isolate NIFS_2021 chromosome 5, NIFS_Gcha_1.0, whole genome shotgun sequence includes the following:
- the msh4 gene encoding mutS protein homolog 4 isoform X2, translating to MFQSSTEEVTTGGGGTPESGQSSGVSPLGRGPSQHLFRLGQAGHFIPPSTTGSSFRGTPRFRKTPGSGGPGAHSARTPLTEHTGTTCSSAASTSCASVIVAVVEGRGLARGEIGMASLNLKCPELVLSQFADTGTYAKVITKLHILVPLEILMPDTASEKGKGTKLFSLITENFQTVAFTAIQRKYFNERKGLEYLQQLCAPEFGTVVMEVQAKYYCLAAAASLLKYLEFIQNSIYAPKSLKVIFKGSEQTAMIDSASATNLELVVNNRDRRSEHTLFGVLNYTKTMGGGRRLRSNILEPLLDVDTISLRLDAIQELLQEEELFYGLRNAIGHFLDIDQLLSVLVQIPKQETVQVAEAKITHAIQLKHTLDLVPSLRMVLGKCTTALLKAYSTSLEDNRFDTILEQIKTVINDDTTYMKGSLSMRTQKCYAVRPNINQFLDIARRAYTEIVDDIAGLVDQLGERHGLPMRTSFSTARGFFIQMKLEGAAFPDGKLPAEFLKVTKQKNSYSFTTADLMKMNYRCDEALREIFHMSYVVICQLLSIVHEHIHCLYKLSEAVSMLDMLVSLANACTMSEYVRPEFTDTLAIKQGRHPILERIAGRQPVSNNSYISDGANFVIVTGPNMSGKSTYLKQVALCQIMAQIGSFVPAEYASFRIADQIFTRIGVDDDFETNSSTFMVEMKEVSYIIHNVSSRSLIIIDELGRGTSAEEGIGICHSVCEFLLSLKAFTLFATHFLELCQLEALYPNVENQHMEVQHSRGEAGAETVVFTHVLCRGRSEERQYGLRAAEMTALPQSIIQNAKAISSRVSQHLLAKQQSDPETQQQRAVHHLATRLLQTARNSKLDQDSLRIYLKGLKKNYEASIQATMQAGDVEEE from the exons ATGTTTCAAAGCAGCACGGAGGAGGTGACCACGGGCGGCGGAGGCACACCTGAATCAGGACAAAGCTCTGGCGTGTCTCCGTTGGGTCGAG GTCCATCTCAGCATCTTTTTAGATTGGGTCAGGCTGGTCACTTCATCCCTCCATCTACCACTGGCAGCTCTTTCAGGGGAACCCCACGATTCAGGAAGACCCCAGGTTCTGGTGGCCCAGGGGCCCATTCTGCACGAACCCCGCTTACTGAGCATACCG GAACGACCTGCTCTTCTGCTGCCTCCACCAGCTGTGCCTCGGTGATTGTTGCTGTGGTGGAAGGCCGGGGTTTGGCCAGGGGAGAGATCGGTATGGCCAGCCTCAACTTAAAATGCCCCGAGCTTGTCCTCTCTCAGTTTGCAGACACAGGGACCTATGCTAAG GTAATCACCAAGCTTCATATCCTGGTGCCGTTGGAGATACTGATGCCAGACACAGCCAGCGAGAAGGGTAAAGGGACCAAGCTGTTCAGCCTCATCACAGAGAACTTCCAG ACGGTTGCTTTTACTGCAATCCAAAGGAAGTACTTCAACGAGAGGAAGGGACTGGAGTACCTTCAACAGCTGTGCGCTCCAGAGTTTGGGACAGTCGTCATGGAAGTGCAGGCTAA GTATTATTGCTTGGCGGCTGCGGCCTCATTGCTGAAATACTTAGAGTTCATCCAGAACTCCATTTATGCTCCGAAGTCGCTTAAAGTCATCTTTAAAGGGAGTGAACAGACCGCCATGATCGACTCAGCGTCTGCCACTAACTTGGAGTTGGTGGTGAACAACAGGGACCGCAG GAGCGAACACACTCTTTTTGGAGTGCTCAACTATACAAAGACTATGGGTGGTGGTCGAAGGCTGCGCTCCAACATCCTGGAGCCGCTGCTTGATGTGGATACCATCAGCCTCCGCCTGGACGCCATACAGGAgctgctgcaggaggaggagctgttctACGGCCTGAGAAATG CAATAGGTCATTTCCTCGACATAGATCAACTGCTCTCGGTCCTTGTCCAGATTCCAAAGCAGGAAACG GTACAAGTTGCTGAGGCCAAAATCACACACGCCATTCAGTTGAAACACACACTGGATTTAGTGCCATCCCTAAGG ATGGTGTTAGGGAAGTGCACCACTGCTCTGCTGAAGGCTTACAGCACCTCGCTAGAGGATAACAG GTTTGACACAATCCTGGAGCAGATCAAGACAGTAATTAACGATGACACCACCTACATGAAGGGCAGCCTCAGCATGCGCACTCAAAAGTGCTACGCTGTGCGGCCCAACATCAACCAGTTCCTGGACATTGCCCGACGGGCGTACACTGAGATAGTGGATGACATTGCCG GGCTGGTTGACCAGCTGGGGGAGAGGCATGGCCTGCCCATGCGTACCAGCTTCAGCACGGCCAGAGGTTTCTTTATCCAGATGAAGCTTGAAGGGGCAGCCTTTCCAGACGGAAAGCTCCCAGCCGAGTTCCTCAAG GTAACCAAGCAGAAGAACAGCTACAGCTTCACTACTGCAGATCTGATGAAGATGAACTACCGCTGTGATGAGGCCCTGAGGGAGATCTTCCACATGTCCTATGT GGTAATATGCCAACTGCTGAGTATTGTCCATGAGCACATCCACTGCCTCTACAAGCTCTCAGAAGCGGTCTCAATGTTGGACATGTTGGTGTCGCTTGCTAATGCATGCACAATGTCAGAATATG TGCGTCCAGAGTTTACAGACACACTGGCCATCAAACAGGGCCGCCATCCCATTCTGGAGCGCATCGCCGGCCGGCAGCCCGTGTCCAACAACAGCTACATCTCAGACGGAGCCAACTTTGTCATTGTCACTGGACCCAACATGAGTGGAAAATCCACTTACCTCAAACAGGTGGCGCTGTGTCAGATCATGGCTCAGATAG GCTCCTTCGTTCCTGCAGAATATGCCTCGTTCCGCATCGCTGATCAGATTTTCACCAGAATCGGGGTGGATGATGATTTTGAGACCAACTCTTCCACCTTTATGGTGGAAATGAAGGAG GTCTCCTATATAATCCACAATGTAAGCAGTAGATCTTTAATCATCATCGATGAGTTGGGGCGTGGCACCAGTGCAGAGGAGGGTATTGGCATCTGCCACTCGGTGTGCGAGTTCCTTCTGAGCCTAAAG GCATTCACTTTGTTTGCAACACACTTCCTGGAGCTCTGCCAGCTAGAGGCTCTCTATCCCAACGTGGAGAACCAGCACATGGAGGTGCAACACTCGCGCGGGGAGGCCGGCGCAGAGACAGTGGTCTTTACCCACGTGCTGTGTCGAGGACGCTCGGAGGAAAGACAATACG GTTTGAGAGCAGCAGAGATGACTGCCCTGCCACAAAGCATTATCCAAAATGCAAAGGCCATTTCCTCAAGGGTCAGCCAGCATCTTTTG GCCAAACAGCAGAGTGATCCAGAAACACAACAGCAGAGAGCAGTGCACCACCTGGCCACTCGCCTCTTGCAGACTGCTAGGAACTCTAAACTGGACCAAGACAGCCTGAGAATCTATCTGAAAGGCCTGAAGAAGAACTATGAGGCATCTATACAGGCAACAATGCAGGCAGGGGATGTAGAGGAAGAATAA
- the msh4 gene encoding mutS protein homolog 4 isoform X1: MFQSSTEEVTTGGGGTPESGQSSGVSPLGRGRHDVPVSMDPGSSSSSSRQSSGAPNTSSRRASSPASGPSQHLFRLGQAGHFIPPSTTGSSFRGTPRFRKTPGSGGPGAHSARTPLTEHTGTTCSSAASTSCASVIVAVVEGRGLARGEIGMASLNLKCPELVLSQFADTGTYAKVITKLHILVPLEILMPDTASEKGKGTKLFSLITENFQTVAFTAIQRKYFNERKGLEYLQQLCAPEFGTVVMEVQAKYYCLAAAASLLKYLEFIQNSIYAPKSLKVIFKGSEQTAMIDSASATNLELVVNNRDRRSEHTLFGVLNYTKTMGGGRRLRSNILEPLLDVDTISLRLDAIQELLQEEELFYGLRNAIGHFLDIDQLLSVLVQIPKQETVQVAEAKITHAIQLKHTLDLVPSLRMVLGKCTTALLKAYSTSLEDNRFDTILEQIKTVINDDTTYMKGSLSMRTQKCYAVRPNINQFLDIARRAYTEIVDDIAGLVDQLGERHGLPMRTSFSTARGFFIQMKLEGAAFPDGKLPAEFLKVTKQKNSYSFTTADLMKMNYRCDEALREIFHMSYVVICQLLSIVHEHIHCLYKLSEAVSMLDMLVSLANACTMSEYVRPEFTDTLAIKQGRHPILERIAGRQPVSNNSYISDGANFVIVTGPNMSGKSTYLKQVALCQIMAQIGSFVPAEYASFRIADQIFTRIGVDDDFETNSSTFMVEMKEVSYIIHNVSSRSLIIIDELGRGTSAEEGIGICHSVCEFLLSLKAFTLFATHFLELCQLEALYPNVENQHMEVQHSRGEAGAETVVFTHVLCRGRSEERQYGLRAAEMTALPQSIIQNAKAISSRVSQHLLAKQQSDPETQQQRAVHHLATRLLQTARNSKLDQDSLRIYLKGLKKNYEASIQATMQAGDVEEE, encoded by the exons ATGTTTCAAAGCAGCACGGAGGAGGTGACCACGGGCGGCGGAGGCACACCTGAATCAGGACAAAGCTCTGGCGTGTCTCCGTTGGGTCGAGGTAGGCATGATGTGCCGGTCTCCATGGACCCCGggtcatcctcatcctcatcacgCCAGAGTTCAGGGGCGCCAAACACAAGTTCTCGCCGCGCTTCATCACCTGCGTCCG GTCCATCTCAGCATCTTTTTAGATTGGGTCAGGCTGGTCACTTCATCCCTCCATCTACCACTGGCAGCTCTTTCAGGGGAACCCCACGATTCAGGAAGACCCCAGGTTCTGGTGGCCCAGGGGCCCATTCTGCACGAACCCCGCTTACTGAGCATACCG GAACGACCTGCTCTTCTGCTGCCTCCACCAGCTGTGCCTCGGTGATTGTTGCTGTGGTGGAAGGCCGGGGTTTGGCCAGGGGAGAGATCGGTATGGCCAGCCTCAACTTAAAATGCCCCGAGCTTGTCCTCTCTCAGTTTGCAGACACAGGGACCTATGCTAAG GTAATCACCAAGCTTCATATCCTGGTGCCGTTGGAGATACTGATGCCAGACACAGCCAGCGAGAAGGGTAAAGGGACCAAGCTGTTCAGCCTCATCACAGAGAACTTCCAG ACGGTTGCTTTTACTGCAATCCAAAGGAAGTACTTCAACGAGAGGAAGGGACTGGAGTACCTTCAACAGCTGTGCGCTCCAGAGTTTGGGACAGTCGTCATGGAAGTGCAGGCTAA GTATTATTGCTTGGCGGCTGCGGCCTCATTGCTGAAATACTTAGAGTTCATCCAGAACTCCATTTATGCTCCGAAGTCGCTTAAAGTCATCTTTAAAGGGAGTGAACAGACCGCCATGATCGACTCAGCGTCTGCCACTAACTTGGAGTTGGTGGTGAACAACAGGGACCGCAG GAGCGAACACACTCTTTTTGGAGTGCTCAACTATACAAAGACTATGGGTGGTGGTCGAAGGCTGCGCTCCAACATCCTGGAGCCGCTGCTTGATGTGGATACCATCAGCCTCCGCCTGGACGCCATACAGGAgctgctgcaggaggaggagctgttctACGGCCTGAGAAATG CAATAGGTCATTTCCTCGACATAGATCAACTGCTCTCGGTCCTTGTCCAGATTCCAAAGCAGGAAACG GTACAAGTTGCTGAGGCCAAAATCACACACGCCATTCAGTTGAAACACACACTGGATTTAGTGCCATCCCTAAGG ATGGTGTTAGGGAAGTGCACCACTGCTCTGCTGAAGGCTTACAGCACCTCGCTAGAGGATAACAG GTTTGACACAATCCTGGAGCAGATCAAGACAGTAATTAACGATGACACCACCTACATGAAGGGCAGCCTCAGCATGCGCACTCAAAAGTGCTACGCTGTGCGGCCCAACATCAACCAGTTCCTGGACATTGCCCGACGGGCGTACACTGAGATAGTGGATGACATTGCCG GGCTGGTTGACCAGCTGGGGGAGAGGCATGGCCTGCCCATGCGTACCAGCTTCAGCACGGCCAGAGGTTTCTTTATCCAGATGAAGCTTGAAGGGGCAGCCTTTCCAGACGGAAAGCTCCCAGCCGAGTTCCTCAAG GTAACCAAGCAGAAGAACAGCTACAGCTTCACTACTGCAGATCTGATGAAGATGAACTACCGCTGTGATGAGGCCCTGAGGGAGATCTTCCACATGTCCTATGT GGTAATATGCCAACTGCTGAGTATTGTCCATGAGCACATCCACTGCCTCTACAAGCTCTCAGAAGCGGTCTCAATGTTGGACATGTTGGTGTCGCTTGCTAATGCATGCACAATGTCAGAATATG TGCGTCCAGAGTTTACAGACACACTGGCCATCAAACAGGGCCGCCATCCCATTCTGGAGCGCATCGCCGGCCGGCAGCCCGTGTCCAACAACAGCTACATCTCAGACGGAGCCAACTTTGTCATTGTCACTGGACCCAACATGAGTGGAAAATCCACTTACCTCAAACAGGTGGCGCTGTGTCAGATCATGGCTCAGATAG GCTCCTTCGTTCCTGCAGAATATGCCTCGTTCCGCATCGCTGATCAGATTTTCACCAGAATCGGGGTGGATGATGATTTTGAGACCAACTCTTCCACCTTTATGGTGGAAATGAAGGAG GTCTCCTATATAATCCACAATGTAAGCAGTAGATCTTTAATCATCATCGATGAGTTGGGGCGTGGCACCAGTGCAGAGGAGGGTATTGGCATCTGCCACTCGGTGTGCGAGTTCCTTCTGAGCCTAAAG GCATTCACTTTGTTTGCAACACACTTCCTGGAGCTCTGCCAGCTAGAGGCTCTCTATCCCAACGTGGAGAACCAGCACATGGAGGTGCAACACTCGCGCGGGGAGGCCGGCGCAGAGACAGTGGTCTTTACCCACGTGCTGTGTCGAGGACGCTCGGAGGAAAGACAATACG GTTTGAGAGCAGCAGAGATGACTGCCCTGCCACAAAGCATTATCCAAAATGCAAAGGCCATTTCCTCAAGGGTCAGCCAGCATCTTTTG GCCAAACAGCAGAGTGATCCAGAAACACAACAGCAGAGAGCAGTGCACCACCTGGCCACTCGCCTCTTGCAGACTGCTAGGAACTCTAAACTGGACCAAGACAGCCTGAGAATCTATCTGAAAGGCCTGAAGAAGAACTATGAGGCATCTATACAGGCAACAATGCAGGCAGGGGATGTAGAGGAAGAATAA
- the vcpkmt gene encoding protein-lysine methyltransferase METTL21D, with protein sequence MAAENESSYFVREIEKNDGCVLKLKQCHKGDVGCVVWDAAIVLAKYLETRSFKDPATGGNRWAGQHVLELGAGTGVVGLMAASLGAHVTVTDLEDLQTLLQVNIEENKGVISCGSITAKVLKWGEDVSDFLPPPDYVLMADCIYYEQSVVPLVESLKKLSGPSTCIICCYEHRTVGINPKVEAQFFELLRKDFNWEAVPLEQQDPEFSSPDIRILNIKRNI encoded by the exons ATGGCGGCAGAAAATGAAAGTAGCTATTTTGTGAGAGAAATCGAGAAAAATGATGGGTGTGTTCTCAAATTAAAACAATGCCACAAAGGAGACGTTGGTTGTGTGGTTTGGGATGCAGCGATCGTGCTGGCAAAATATCTGGAAACGAGAAGCTTTAAGGACCCGGCTACCGGAGGGAACAGATGGGCTGGCCAACATGTACTGGAGTTGGGAGCAGGCACTGGAGTTGTTGGGCTGATGGCTGCATCATTAGG AGCTCACGTCACCGTGACAGACTTGGAGGATTTGCAGACACTCCTGCAAGTAAATATCGAAGAAAACAAGGGGGTTATTAGCTGTGGATCCATCACTGCCAAGGTACTTAAATg GGGTGAAGATGTTTCGGATTTCCTCCCACCTCCAGACTATGTGTTGATGGCGGATTGTATCTATTATGAACAG TCTGTTGTGCCATTGGTGGAAAGCTTGAAGAAACTTTCCGGACCCTCAACTTGCATCATTTGCTGCTATGAGCACAGAACTGTTGGCATTAACCCAAAAGTCGAAGCACAGTTCTTCGAG ttgctGCGGAAAGACTTCAACTGGGAGGCAGTTCCTTTAGAACAGCAAGACCCAGAATTCAGCAGTCCGGACATCCGAATACTGAATATAAAACGGAATATctga
- the arf6b gene encoding ADP-ribosylation factor 6b has translation MGKVLSKIFGNKEMRILMLGLDAAGKTTILYKLKLGQSVTTIPTVGFNVETVTYKNVKFNVWDVGGQDKIRPLWRHYYTGTQGLIFVVDCADRDRIDEARQELHRIINDREMRDAIILIFANKQDLPDAMKPHEIQEKLGLTRIRDRNWYVQPSCATTGDGLYEGLTWLTSNYKS, from the coding sequence ATGGGGAAAGTGCTATCAAAGATCTTTGGCAACAAGGAAATGAGAATATTGATGCTTGGACTGGATGCGGCTGGCAAGACGACAATTCTCTACAAACTTAAACTTGGACAGTCAGTCACCACTATTCCCACAGTTGGTTTTAACGTGGAGACTGTGACCTACAAAAATGTCAAGTTCAACGTCTGGGATGTTGGAGGGCAAGACAAGATCCGTCCTTTGTGGCGACACTACTATACGGGCACTCAAGGGTTAATTTTCGTTGTGGATTGCGCGGACAGAGATCGCATCGACGAGGCAAGGCAGGAACTTCACCGCATCATTAATGACCGAGAGATGAGGGATGCCATCATCTTGATATTCGCAAATAAGCAAGACCTTCCGGACGCAATGAAGCCGCATGAAATCCAGGAGAAACTCGGCTTGACCCGCATCAGAGATAGAAATTGGTATGTTCAACCCTCCTGTGCGACCACAGGCGATGGACTGTATGAGGGGTTGACATGGTTAACATCAAATTACAAATCTTAA
- the LOC130382337 gene encoding uncharacterized protein LOC130382337, with the protein MASVCNKEGAFRKVKSTEEETLNLTEISTVQYDSDSKEDSYPPDDREIARMLKYLLNNKKIPANIPQALIEQSREGRRDDSFPKHLIPREKKCVECEYTLCEHLITAKGKILTSTGVVEVFLGLSTYRKSCLNCGMIYRYQEWEEGIHNFDDHIILSLHLCLMVRNALQTHTAISKVIEIIETTEKVSFPNKERILQAYLHFEALTDHEYTYSCVSCGNNPAVVVMDLHRKGVFNMPVSDIPSPPEGYDGNVDMDHFWKTVATEMLSRGLIPYGRKNPFVVPPSYHHWAPWIGPHTRRSNSVLNTEFEKLQSPKADGDDNFNDDEKMNEERLTDELVNLKVNVN; encoded by the exons ATGGCGTCTGTTTGTAACAAAGAGGGAGCTTTTAGGAAGGTGAAGAGCACAGAGGAAGAGACACTTAATCTTACAGAGATCAGCACAGTCCAATACGACAGCGACTCTAAAGAGGACAGTTATCCACCAGATGACAGAGAAATTGCAAGGATGCTTAAATACCTCCTCAACAACAAAAAGATCCCGGCAAATATACCCCAGGCTCTCATAGAGCAgtcgagagaggggagaagagacgACAGCTTTCCTAAGCACCTTATCCCAAGAGAAAAAAAGTGTGTagaatgtgaatacacactctGTGAACATCTGATAACAGCGAAAGGCAAGATCCTGACAAGCACAGGTGTAGTTGAAG TGTTTTTAGGATTATCAACATACAGGAAATCATGCCTGAACTGCGGCATGATTTACAGATaccaggagtgggaggagggtaTCCACAACTTTGATGACCACATCATCCTGTCTCTGCACTTGTGCCTGATGGTCAGGAATGCACTAcag ACCCATACAGCTATCAGTAAAGTGATAGAAATTATAGAGACAACGGAAAAGGTGTCCTTTCCAAACAAGGAAAGAATTCTGCAGGCATACCTCCACTTTGAGGCCCTAACCGACCATGAGTACACGTACAGTTGTGTGTCATGTGGAAACAACCCAGCAGTTGTTGTTATGGACCTCCACAGAAAAGGCGTTTTCAATATGCCAG TGAGTGACATCCCAAGCCCACCTGAAGGCTATGATGGTAATGTTGACATGGACCATTTCTGGAAGACTGTGGCCACAGAAATGCTCAGTCGGGGATTAATTCCAT ATGGACGGAAGAACCCTTTTGTTGTGCCCCCGAGCTATCATCACTGGGCCCCCTGGATTGGCCCACACACCCGGAGGTCAAATTCTGTGTTGAACACAGAATTTGAAAAATTGCAAAGCCCCAAAGCAGATGGAGATGATAACTTTAATGATGACGAAAAAATGAATGAGGAGCGGCTCACAGATGAGCTTGTGAACTTGAAGGTGAATGTGAATTAG